Genomic segment of Mucilaginibacter sabulilitoris:
TAACGCCCGGACCACCTCAAAACGCAATACCCCTATGCGACCCGATGACAGCAAACATCCTTATGAATGGATTGTGCAGTACATTAAGCAGGTGGCGCCAATGAAAGAAAAAACAAAGATTGATTATGCGCTCATTACGCATTTCCATGATGATCATTTTGGCAGCTATTATCCGGGCGCACCTTTATCGGCCGGCAAACAATATGCCTTAACAGGTATTACCGGCGTTGGTGGTTTAATCCCGATCCGTTACTTGCTGCAACGAGATTATCATTACCCGGTAAACCTTACCACGGCTTTAAAACGCTTGCCCCAGGATATGAACTATAAAAAAACCTGGACCAATTACCTTGATTTTATTAATGCCGAATCAAAGAAAGGCATGCAGGCACTGTACTTTAAAGCAGGTTCGGCATCTCAAATACGGTTGCAGCATCAAGCCAATCAATATCCCGGTTTTTATGTGCAGAATGTAAAATCAAACGGATGGATCTGGACGGGGAAAGACAGTTCGGTAGTGCAGCATTTTCCGCCGATTGATACACTCAACAGCAAAACCTGGCCCGATGAAAACGCGCTAAGCAATGTACTGGTGGTACACTATGGACCTTTTGCCTATTACAATGGCGGCGATACACCAGGCAATGTATTTTTGGGCGATCCGGCATGGCGCGATCTGGAAACACCGATAGCAAAAGTAGTTGGCTCAGTAGATGTTGCCACAATGGACCATCATGGCAACCGCGACGCGGTGAACGAAAACCTGATTAAAGCCCTGCAGCCAAGGGTATGGTTAGAGCAGGTATGGACGGCAGATCATCCGGGGCATGAAGTGCTGATCAGGGCAGTTTCTCCTTATCTTAATAAAACCAAACCCGATTTGTTCGCCACCAACATGATGGAAGCCAACGAGCTGGTTATCGGAGGATTGATCCAACAGTCGTACAAAAGCCTGCAGGGGCATATTGTTGTACGGGTATTGCCAGGCGGAAAAGAATATTACATCATTATTCTTGACGACAGTCAGCCATCAATACCTGTTAAGGCCATATTCGGACCATATACAGCAAAAGCGGCATTATAAATAAAAAAGCCCCGGATGTTTTCAATTCGGGGCTTCATTTAAGGTATACTATTTAGTCAGTCAGTTAAACTTCACATTTACATTTCCGCTTGAGGCATCTGCACTTACCGGGATACCGCCGCCATTAACTTTTCCTTTTATCCTGTCTTTTTCCCATTGGCCGCTAAAACCGCTTATTTTTGATGGGCTCTGATTTACAGCATCGCCACTGATATCAAGATCAAGGCCCTGTTTTAATGGCAATTCCATGTCAATATTACCAGAGCTTGCTTCCAATTTTAAATATTTACCTACGCTTTTCATTTGAGCATATAAGCCTCCTGCACTCGTTGACGCATTTAAGCTGCAATCCATCTGTTTCAGGTCGATACCACCACCTGAAGTACTGGTAATCAGCTCCCCGGTTATATTATTACCTTGAACACCACCACCACTGGTGTGAGCGCTTATGGTTCCTCTCAGGTTTGCAAGCTGTATTCCACCGCCGCTGGTTTCCAGTTTAATTTTACCAGAGCAATTTTTTGCAATGATACCGCCACCGCTGGTTTCCAGGTTAATATCATTATCTGAATTAGAAACTATAATTCCGCCTCCTGACGTTTCGCCACGTATAATTCCGCTAACCTTGTTAATCATTAGCCCGCCACCGCTGGTAGTAAAAGTTTCATTTCCCTTTAAATTATCAAGAATAATGCCGCCGCCACTGGTTCTCAGATCGGTAGCTGTTTGCTCCGGAACATATATTTTAAAAGAGATACTGATGGATTTTTTCCAGTTGGAAAAATTGTGCTTGTTTTTAGCAATGGCGCGGACTTCATGACCGCTAACAGAAACGCTCAAGTCATAGTCTTCATCAAGGCGCTTTTTAATTTCTTCTTTTGAAAGTTGACGCCCGTTATTCCCTTTAATATAAACTTCCACCCGCGGCGCTTCACCGCTCCGTCCGCTCACATTAATCCCGCCGGCAGATGTATTTACAACAACACTGTTAATCGCGTTGTTAGCCAATGATTTGGTAAGATACGGCGGTGTATTATCATTATCCTGCGCTGTTGCTACAACTGCGCTGCAGGCCAGTACAAATAGTAAAAGATATGTTTTCATGTGGTTTATTAGGTTTACATATATGACAGCTGTTTTACCCAATCCGTTGCACCATTATCAAAATTTATTTAACTAAAGCTTTTTTTATAGGTTTGCTAAACATGAACCACATATTGGATAACCCCGCCTGGAATGCCTTAATTTCGGGCAATAAACATCTTGCTAAAGGAAACAATCAGATCAGGTACTTCGATAAAGAGGTTTCGCCTTTTGTTGCGTTTGAAGAAAATTCAATGGAAAATTTTGAACTGCTTTATGAGCAGATTACCCATGCTGAGCCTTTAGTATTTGTGACTTCTGATAAAACAGAAATTCCAGACGCCTGGAAAGTGCTGTATTTAATAAGCGGTTTGCAAATGGTTTATGATGTCCCGACAACAATAACGGATACCGACTCAAGCATTGTTTCGCTAACCAATGAACATATACCTCAAATGCTTAGCCTCACCAAATTAACCAATCCAGGCCCCTTTGCCGAAAGGACCATTGAGTTCGGGCATTATAAAGGCATTTTTGATGGCGATAAATTAGTGGCGATGGCAGGTCAGCGCATGCATGCTTTTGAATATGCCGAAATAAGCGCGGTTTGCACTCATCCGGATTATACCGGCCGGGGATACGCCAAATTGTTACTGCTCCAGCAAATAAACCGGATCAAAGCAGCTGCCGGTATTCCGTTTTTACATGTACGGGATGACAATGAACGGGCTATCAAAGTTTATGAAAGTTTGGGATTTGCAGCCAGGAAGCCTATTTATTTTTACGTAATACAGAAAAACTAAGCTGATAACAGGCTCGTATTTATATATTTCGTCAATCCATTTCATAGTTGGTTTCTCATCAATTGCACAGCAAAATGCGATAGGTATACCTGTGCAAAATCGGGTGTTTCCACGCAGGCATACGCGTGTTTTTACGCATAGCTATAAGGATAACATTCTCTATATTCGATAATTATAAACCCGAATATTATCTACCTTCCAGATAACCATCTTGTTTTTTAACCTTAAAAAACTGCTGCTATGGAATTCTTGATACCCAACATGAACCGGCGTGTATTTGTTAAAGGCATTGGGCTCGTTAGCGCTGCCCTTATACTTGGAACATTAGGCGGCTGTGAGCAAATAGCCGAAGCCATACGGAACAGACCTATCAGACGACGGCTGCGCGTAGGATCAGCCGCAGTTGATGCGGATATTGCCACCTATAAGCAGGCTGTTACCTTAATGAAAGCCTTGCCTGCCAATGACCCCAGAAACTGGGCCAAACAAGCCGCCATACATGGTACCGCGGGGGTTGGTTTTAATCTTTGCCAGCATGGTACAGAGCACTTTTTTTCATGGCACCGGGCTTATTTGTTTTACTTTGAAAAAATCTGTCAGAAACTAACCGGTAACAACAAATTTGGCTTGCCGTATTGGAACTGGAATCAAAACCCCGATATCAATCCGGCGTTTTTAGACACCTCAAGTGTACTCTATTTGCCAAGGGTAAATGCTACGGTGACAGGCGTTTCGGCGGTTTCAACGCCGGAGCTTGATCCCATTTTTGCCGATACTAATTTTTATACTTTCTGGCAACAAATAGAAGGCACACCGCACAACACGGTTCATACCTATGTTGGGGATACCATGGGCGGCTTCGGCTCCGCAATGGATCCCGTATTCTGGACACACCATTGTATGATTGATTATTGCTGGGCCAAATGGAATATTGACCTGGATAACAATAATACAAATGACCCGGGCTGGAACAATACCGCCTGGAACTATTTTGTTGATGGCGACGGGAACACTGTAAGTTCCATTACTGCAGGCATAACTACGATTATGCCGCTCTTAAGTTATCAATATGAGCATAGTGATATTGGTACGCCAGTTGCACAAAAAATTGTAAAAACAAAAACCGATTTTAATAAACTTCAGGATCGGATAAAAAAAGGCGCCAATATCAAATTCAATATTAAAAACAGGATATCCATTGCCGGCAAAACAACCATAAGCATTGCCAAACCATTTAGCGTGCAACCACGTGCCGGTGCAAGTGACTTTGCCGGTATTATAAATACCGATGCGGCGAAAGATCACGTATTCGTGAGCATAAACTATGTGCAAATACCTGCTGAAAGTGATTTCTTTGTGCGTGTATTTTTAAACCTGCCCGAAGCTAATGCCAATACACCTGTTGATGATATACATTACGCCGGCAGCTTCGCTTTTTTTGGCGCTCCCATGCCCGAAAATAATATGGATATGACAGCACATCATCATGTACCTAAATTCCTGGTAAATATTACGCCTACCCTGCAAAAATTAAAAAAGAACCAGCAGCTTACCGACAAAACCCCGATCTCGGTACAATTGGTTGCTGTGCCATTTTTAGGAAAGTTTGAAAACCCGGCTACTGAATTATTACTGGATACGGTTGAGTTTATTGTTAGCCCCATAATTATAAACGCTAAAGAACAATAATATCCCTGTTTTTTAAGCGTATAAGATTTGTGATGACAGCCGCTAAAACATATGCCATTTTAGGTATTGCCTTTTTAACCTTATCCGGATATTGCAATGGAAAAATGCCAAAGCCATATTCGGGTAATATAACCGCCGGGGCCATGGATAGCTTATATCATTTAAATCTGCAGAAAACAAACCTTGTACAGACAGTTAACCCGGGCATGCTGTTAAACCACACCTATCGGTTTGTGCAGGTGGAGGTAGAGAAGGTGGATAACCCGCAAAACCACCCGTTGATATTTTATGTGTATTACCGATATCCGAACAGCGAAAAACAGCTGCTTAGCAGCTTTAGCCTTTACCCGGCCACTAACCCCGGCAAATTTATTGTGGCTACACATGGCAAGCTGAACAGGGAAGGGGCAATCATAGTATCACTTACAACCCCGGCAAAAATTAAACCGGGCGATAAAGTTGAGGTGACCATAAAAAAACTAACCTTGCTCGAAAAGTAAAGTAAATGCCTTAAAAAATTTGGGTAGCATATTTATTATCGGTATTCTTGGCGATATGTGTAACTCCTGCGAGTTATCATACAAC
This window contains:
- a CDS encoding ComEC/Rec2 family competence protein, with product MKKLILCSLLLASLASHAQVATVGKPLPEWKSGYLDLHHINTGRGNASFFVFPDGTTMVLDAGELDPTNARTTSKRNTPMRPDDSKHPYEWIVQYIKQVAPMKEKTKIDYALITHFHDDHFGSYYPGAPLSAGKQYALTGITGVGGLIPIRYLLQRDYHYPVNLTTALKRLPQDMNYKKTWTNYLDFINAESKKGMQALYFKAGSASQIRLQHQANQYPGFYVQNVKSNGWIWTGKDSSVVQHFPPIDTLNSKTWPDENALSNVLVVHYGPFAYYNGGDTPGNVFLGDPAWRDLETPIAKVVGSVDVATMDHHGNRDAVNENLIKALQPRVWLEQVWTADHPGHEVLIRAVSPYLNKTKPDLFATNMMEANELVIGGLIQQSYKSLQGHIVVRVLPGGKEYYIIILDDSQPSIPVKAIFGPYTAKAAL
- a CDS encoding DUF4097 family beta strand repeat-containing protein, which gives rise to MKTYLLLFVLACSAVVATAQDNDNTPPYLTKSLANNAINSVVVNTSAGGINVSGRSGEAPRVEVYIKGNNGRQLSKEEIKKRLDEDYDLSVSVSGHEVRAIAKNKHNFSNWKKSISISFKIYVPEQTATDLRTSGGGIILDNLKGNETFTTSGGGLMINKVSGIIRGETSGGGIIVSNSDNDINLETSGGGIIAKNCSGKIKLETSGGGIQLANLRGTISAHTSGGGVQGNNITGELITSTSGGGIDLKQMDCSLNASTSAGGLYAQMKSVGKYLKLEASSGNIDMELPLKQGLDLDISGDAVNQSPSKISGFSGQWEKDRIKGKVNGGGIPVSADASSGNVNVKFN
- a CDS encoding GNAT family N-acetyltransferase — its product is MNHILDNPAWNALISGNKHLAKGNNQIRYFDKEVSPFVAFEENSMENFELLYEQITHAEPLVFVTSDKTEIPDAWKVLYLISGLQMVYDVPTTITDTDSSIVSLTNEHIPQMLSLTKLTNPGPFAERTIEFGHYKGIFDGDKLVAMAGQRMHAFEYAEISAVCTHPDYTGRGYAKLLLLQQINRIKAAAGIPFLHVRDDNERAIKVYESLGFAARKPIYFYVIQKN
- a CDS encoding tyrosinase family protein, producing MEFLIPNMNRRVFVKGIGLVSAALILGTLGGCEQIAEAIRNRPIRRRLRVGSAAVDADIATYKQAVTLMKALPANDPRNWAKQAAIHGTAGVGFNLCQHGTEHFFSWHRAYLFYFEKICQKLTGNNKFGLPYWNWNQNPDINPAFLDTSSVLYLPRVNATVTGVSAVSTPELDPIFADTNFYTFWQQIEGTPHNTVHTYVGDTMGGFGSAMDPVFWTHHCMIDYCWAKWNIDLDNNNTNDPGWNNTAWNYFVDGDGNTVSSITAGITTIMPLLSYQYEHSDIGTPVAQKIVKTKTDFNKLQDRIKKGANIKFNIKNRISIAGKTTISIAKPFSVQPRAGASDFAGIINTDAAKDHVFVSINYVQIPAESDFFVRVFLNLPEANANTPVDDIHYAGSFAFFGAPMPENNMDMTAHHHVPKFLVNITPTLQKLKKNQQLTDKTPISVQLVAVPFLGKFENPATELLLDTVEFIVSPIIINAKEQ